From Humisphaera borealis, the proteins below share one genomic window:
- a CDS encoding DUF1549 domain-containing protein — MKVAHLALSLACVLLVQAPLSAAISPQQARQAAAQIDALLVEHWQQAGVAAAEPIDDGIFVRRIYLDLAGRIPTPVEATAFLQSTQSDKRSNLIADLLSRESYVSTFYNFWADILRHKSNFVNTSNIIPAAYGQYIKQSLRENKPYDQFVRELLSAKGEAWTNGAIGYYTRDPDMPLDNMALTSRVFLGTRIECAQCHNHPFDKWKQTEFYRLAAYTYGNKPVNEALSGVRDAFRAREQTILDDFKREKATASDGGAAAELRKNQRLEAMELRKVLNIIRKGIGQLLSPMGLDRRLEATLKLPHDFHEPDGKPGDVMTPRPIFGAAPELKPGDDSADVFARWLTSPENPRFTRVIVNRLWKRLFGVALVEPLDDLRDDTRAMIPAVEAHLQRLMISLKYDQRDFLAILANTRAYQSAASVKEYAAGDPWHFTSPALRRMTAEQAWDSLVTLVSHEPDARDLRREARDRRRIDVSHMVADAYVNADGGRLVDLGYAMLGAEKDLEVKEKAIREQTIDAKRRGDQNRETQLRRALGEIERARNQSYVREFLSPLITELARRKGPGAVATEDETYKMNTNPAVLGVETWRKTYVTGYGPAPLTAAEVEAANKAESDRLRALGVRLGYAESEMSGFVAHCQRASGEWLRASELDSPAPRGHFLRTMGQSDRDFVENANLNSSIPQALALMNSDLISAKGVLSPFSPLMHYIAGAGTRDAQAKAVYLALLSRTPTAAESAAWQKAADQGLEPADLVYAILNSKQFLFIQ; from the coding sequence ATGAAGGTTGCTCATCTTGCTCTTTCGCTCGCGTGTGTGCTGCTGGTCCAGGCCCCTCTGTCGGCGGCGATCTCGCCCCAGCAGGCCCGGCAGGCCGCGGCCCAGATTGATGCCCTCCTGGTCGAGCACTGGCAGCAGGCCGGCGTCGCAGCAGCGGAACCGATCGACGACGGCATCTTCGTTCGACGGATTTACCTAGATCTGGCGGGGCGAATCCCAACACCCGTAGAGGCGACGGCGTTCCTGCAGTCGACACAGTCCGACAAGCGGTCGAACCTGATTGCCGACCTGCTCAGCCGCGAAAGCTACGTTTCAACCTTCTACAACTTCTGGGCCGACATCCTTCGTCATAAGTCGAACTTCGTAAATACGTCCAACATCATTCCGGCGGCTTACGGGCAATACATCAAGCAGAGCCTGCGGGAGAACAAACCTTACGATCAATTCGTTCGCGAATTGCTCTCGGCCAAGGGAGAAGCCTGGACGAACGGCGCGATCGGGTACTACACCCGCGACCCGGATATGCCGCTGGACAATATGGCGCTCACGTCACGTGTGTTCCTCGGCACACGAATCGAGTGCGCTCAGTGCCACAACCACCCGTTCGACAAGTGGAAGCAGACGGAGTTCTATCGCCTCGCCGCCTACACGTATGGAAACAAGCCGGTCAACGAGGCGCTGTCCGGCGTACGTGATGCGTTCCGTGCCCGCGAGCAGACGATTCTCGATGATTTCAAACGGGAGAAGGCCACTGCTTCCGATGGTGGCGCCGCCGCAGAGTTGCGAAAGAACCAGCGACTAGAAGCGATGGAACTTCGCAAGGTGCTGAACATCATTCGCAAAGGCATCGGACAGTTGCTGAGCCCAATGGGGCTGGACCGACGGCTCGAGGCCACGCTCAAGCTTCCGCACGATTTTCACGAGCCCGATGGCAAACCCGGGGACGTCATGACGCCCAGGCCGATCTTTGGGGCGGCCCCCGAGTTGAAACCGGGTGACGACTCTGCTGACGTGTTTGCACGCTGGCTGACATCTCCCGAGAATCCCCGTTTCACCCGGGTGATCGTCAATCGCCTCTGGAAAAGGCTCTTCGGAGTGGCGTTGGTGGAGCCCCTGGATGATCTGCGCGACGACACCCGCGCGATGATTCCCGCGGTCGAGGCCCATCTCCAGCGCCTTATGATTTCGCTCAAGTACGACCAGCGGGATTTTTTGGCGATTCTGGCCAACACCCGTGCCTATCAGTCGGCCGCTTCGGTGAAAGAGTATGCCGCCGGAGACCCCTGGCACTTTACGTCCCCCGCGCTGCGACGAATGACGGCGGAACAGGCGTGGGATTCTCTTGTCACGCTGGTCAGCCATGAGCCCGATGCCCGGGATCTTCGCCGAGAGGCTCGTGATCGACGCCGTATCGACGTCTCGCATATGGTCGCCGACGCGTATGTCAACGCAGACGGCGGCAGGCTTGTCGATCTCGGCTATGCAATGCTCGGGGCCGAGAAGGATCTGGAAGTGAAGGAAAAAGCGATCCGCGAGCAGACGATCGATGCCAAGCGGCGGGGTGATCAGAATCGCGAGACGCAACTCCGCCGGGCCCTGGGGGAGATCGAGCGGGCTCGCAATCAGTCCTATGTGCGTGAGTTCCTTTCCCCTTTGATCACCGAACTGGCCCGGAGGAAGGGACCGGGTGCAGTGGCCACCGAGGACGAAACCTACAAGATGAACACGAACCCGGCCGTCCTGGGCGTCGAGACCTGGCGGAAAACCTACGTCACCGGCTACGGTCCGGCACCCCTGACCGCCGCCGAAGTCGAAGCGGCAAACAAAGCCGAATCAGACCGGCTCCGTGCACTGGGCGTGCGGCTTGGGTACGCGGAATCGGAGATGAGCGGGTTCGTCGCACATTGCCAGCGGGCGTCGGGCGAGTGGCTGCGGGCTTCGGAGCTCGACAGTCCCGCGCCGCGGGGACACTTCCTGCGCACCATGGGCCAGAGCGACCGGGACTTTGTAGAAAACGCCAATCTCAACTCCTCCATCCCGCAGGCGCTTGCCCTGATGAACAGCGATCTGATCTCGGCAAAGGGCGTCCTCTCGCCGTTCTCGCCGCTCATGCACTACATCGCCGGGGCGGGTACGCGCGACGCGCAGGCCAAAGCGGTTTATCTGGCGCTGCTGTCACGCACACCGACGGCGGCAGAGTCGGCGGCATGGCAGAAGGCGGCCGATCAGGGACTGGAGCCCGCCGACCTGGTCTATGCCATACTCAATTCCAAACAGTTCCTCTTCATTCAGTAG
- the treY gene encoding malto-oligosyltrehalose synthase, producing MTSTFPESTYRVQFHADFTFRDATEIVPYLADLGVTHLYASPYLKARPGSTHGYDVIDHCRLNPELGTQRDFEDFLAALERHGMSHILDIVPNHVGIATNENVWWNDVLANGPSSHYGRYFDIAWQEASRPELSGKVLLPLLGKPYGVTLEDGELTLSHDGNGFWINYQDRKLPVSPATLKLLHGEDAAERLRQFNGTPGEPRSFDALDAILDKQFYRLACWTNASDEINYRRFFDVNELAALAMERAEVFEETHGFVFKLIKAGHVAGLRIDHPDGLYNPREYFERLQQLYRKSADGDRAERRPLYVLAEKILAADETLPTEWSIHGTSGYDFLNHVNGLFIDSRNEQAITQIYSEWLADGGTTSCGACDSFETLGYGRKKFMLETAFASELRSLARRLDRLAQRNRLWRDFTLAALVRGLKEVIACFGVYRTYIEGPEVSASDRQRIEAAIGAAIGRNPASDVGVFHFIRDVLLQRYPETFSESDRADQLAFAGKFQQLTSPVTAKGIEDTSFYVYNRFVSLNEVGGDPARFGVAPDDLHTYFADRQRDWPYAMSTLSTHDTKRSEDVRARLNVLSEIPDQWRTHATRWRDINAGQKAVVAGRPAPDANDEYLIYQTLLGVAPLGPWSAPAYAAVQERVCGYVLKALREAKVHTTWTNPNAAYEQAVQAFVARLLDRKASPQFWDDFDALRGRVATIGLINSLSQTLLRLAAPGVPDTFQGTESWDFSLVDPDNRRPVSYERLRAQLHRCDAILQADPARRAVLVRELLDDLADGSAKVFLQATILRLRRAHPGLLSAGTYDALPVTGAKAKHVFAFMRRSNRSAVVVVVPRLIASLLDDRTTLPLGDQVWGDTAIELDGPTVSWRNLLTNEQSSPARRIVMGDVCNCFPVYAGLASV from the coding sequence ATGACTTCGACGTTTCCGGAATCGACGTACCGAGTTCAGTTTCACGCGGACTTCACATTCCGCGACGCAACTGAGATCGTTCCCTATCTGGCGGACCTCGGCGTAACGCATCTGTATGCATCGCCGTACCTGAAGGCCAGGCCCGGCAGCACGCACGGATATGACGTCATCGATCACTGCCGACTGAATCCGGAACTAGGCACACAGCGCGATTTCGAGGACTTCCTCGCTGCCCTCGAACGCCATGGGATGAGCCATATCCTCGATATCGTTCCCAACCACGTCGGCATCGCGACGAACGAGAATGTCTGGTGGAACGACGTGCTGGCGAACGGTCCGTCCTCGCACTACGGCCGATACTTCGATATCGCGTGGCAGGAAGCGTCCCGACCAGAACTGAGCGGCAAGGTCCTGCTCCCGTTGCTGGGCAAGCCCTACGGCGTGACGCTGGAGGATGGAGAACTCACGCTATCGCACGATGGCAACGGATTCTGGATCAACTACCAGGACCGAAAGCTTCCCGTATCCCCCGCCACGCTTAAATTGCTACATGGCGAAGACGCAGCAGAGCGTCTGCGGCAATTCAACGGCACACCGGGCGAGCCTCGCAGTTTTGATGCACTCGACGCCATCCTGGACAAGCAGTTCTATAGGCTCGCGTGTTGGACGAACGCGTCGGACGAGATCAATTACCGTCGCTTCTTTGATGTAAACGAATTGGCCGCACTCGCCATGGAACGTGCGGAGGTTTTCGAGGAAACGCACGGGTTTGTTTTCAAATTGATCAAGGCAGGCCACGTTGCCGGGCTTCGTATCGATCATCCCGACGGGCTGTACAACCCGCGGGAATACTTCGAACGTTTGCAGCAGCTGTACCGCAAGTCGGCCGATGGTGACCGCGCGGAGCGCCGGCCGCTGTACGTGCTGGCCGAGAAGATCCTGGCGGCTGACGAAACGCTGCCGACCGAATGGTCGATTCACGGCACGAGCGGTTACGACTTCCTCAATCACGTCAACGGCCTGTTCATTGATTCGCGCAACGAACAGGCGATCACACAGATCTACAGCGAGTGGCTGGCCGATGGCGGGACGACCTCCTGCGGGGCCTGCGACTCCTTTGAGACCCTGGGGTATGGGCGCAAGAAGTTCATGCTGGAAACGGCCTTCGCGAGCGAACTCCGCTCGCTGGCGCGCAGGCTCGATCGCCTGGCACAGCGAAACCGTCTCTGGCGCGACTTCACACTCGCTGCCCTCGTTCGCGGCCTTAAGGAAGTGATCGCATGCTTCGGGGTCTACCGCACCTACATTGAAGGGCCCGAAGTCAGCGCCAGCGACAGACAGCGCATCGAAGCGGCGATCGGAGCGGCCATCGGCCGCAATCCTGCCAGTGACGTCGGCGTGTTTCATTTCATCCGCGACGTTCTCCTGCAGCGATATCCGGAAACCTTCAGCGAAAGCGATCGAGCCGACCAACTGGCGTTCGCCGGGAAGTTTCAACAGCTCACCTCTCCGGTCACCGCCAAGGGGATCGAGGACACCAGCTTTTACGTCTACAACCGGTTCGTATCCCTGAACGAGGTTGGCGGAGACCCCGCGAGGTTCGGCGTAGCACCAGACGACCTGCACACCTACTTCGCCGACCGTCAGCGCGACTGGCCTTATGCAATGTCCACGCTGTCCACGCACGACACGAAGCGGAGTGAGGACGTGCGGGCAAGACTCAACGTGCTCTCGGAGATCCCCGATCAATGGCGGACGCACGCCACCCGGTGGCGCGACATCAACGCAGGGCAGAAAGCCGTCGTCGCCGGCCGTCCGGCGCCCGATGCCAACGACGAGTACCTCATCTACCAGACGTTGCTGGGCGTTGCGCCGCTGGGGCCGTGGTCAGCTCCCGCATACGCAGCAGTGCAGGAGCGCGTTTGTGGCTATGTGCTGAAAGCGCTCCGCGAGGCAAAGGTGCACACGACGTGGACAAACCCGAATGCCGCCTACGAACAGGCGGTGCAGGCGTTCGTAGCGAGGCTCCTTGATCGCAAAGCCAGTCCCCAATTCTGGGACGACTTCGACGCACTGCGCGGAAGGGTTGCGACCATCGGACTGATCAACAGCCTCTCGCAAACCCTGCTGCGACTGGCCGCACCGGGCGTCCCCGACACGTTCCAGGGAACCGAAAGCTGGGACTTCAGCCTGGTTGACCCCGACAACCGCAGACCGGTCTCCTACGAGAGGCTTCGCGCACAGCTTCACCGTTGTGACGCAATTCTCCAGGCCGATCCGGCACGCCGCGCCGTGCTCGTGCGTGAACTGCTCGACGACCTCGCGGACGGCAGCGCCAAGGTGTTCCTTCAGGCGACCATCCTGCGGCTTCGTCGGGCGCACCCGGGCCTCCTGAGCGCGGGGACCTATGACGCCCTGCCGGTGACGGGGGCAAAAGCCAAGCACGTTTTCGCGTTTATGCGTCGCTCGAACAGGTCCGCTGTTGTCGTCGTGGTGCCGCGCCTGATCGCGTCACTTTTGGACGACCGCACGACACTCCCCTTAGGCGATCAAGTATGGGGCGATACGGCAATCGAACTGGACGGACCGACGGTGTCGTGGCGCAATCTGTTGACGAACGAGCAGTCGTCCCCTGCCCGCCGGATCGTCATGGGAGACGTTTGCAATTGCTTTCCGGTATATGCTGGCCTGGCAAGCGTTTGA
- the treZ gene encoding malto-oligosyltrehalose trehalohydrolase: MTRVEHPPIERDVTKEQADRVRRLPVGAEQLPNGLGVHFRVWASKRRLVRVVLDDRPDSPVTLEREAEGYFAGLAPRARAGTLYRYQVDDDPQLYPDPVSRYQPQGVHGPSQVVDADEFRWTDGAWAGINSDGQILYEMHVGTFTKEGTWAAAAERLEDLRDLGITCVEVMPVNEFAGRWGWGYDGVQLFAPYHHYGTPDDMRRFIDRAHAVGLGVILDVVYNHLGPDGNYASVFSDQYFSPTHQTDWGDAMNFDAAGSRPVREFFLCNVRMWIEEYHLDGFRFDATQALVDESERHILAEITEVARRSAGNRAIYLVNENEPQHTQLVRPIDGGGCGMDALWNDDFHHAAMVAMTGHSEAYYCDYRGAPQEFISAAKWGYLYQGQRYKWHERRRGTPALDLPPTAFIHFIQNHDQIANTARGDRLHKVTSPGELRAMTALLLLMPQTPMLFQGQEFAASSPFYYFSDHHEDLSKLIAAGRAKEIAQFPSAASPLMQEQLVDPSAPATFERSKIDHSEADRPFHAEIYRLHKELLRLRREEPAFKRVQRRGDIDGAVLGAGAFVLRFFGRPDHGGESGGQGDDRLLIVNLGQDLALDPAPEPLLGAPPGRRWFTIFSSEDPCYGGSGTAPLETEAEGWHIPGRTTVLLRPVNAAEAVVATRFRVAPSCQEAKHREQSV, encoded by the coding sequence GTGACGCGCGTCGAACATCCACCGATTGAACGGGACGTGACAAAGGAACAGGCAGACAGAGTCCGTCGGTTGCCTGTCGGTGCCGAGCAACTGCCGAATGGCCTCGGCGTGCACTTTCGTGTCTGGGCGTCGAAACGACGGCTCGTCCGGGTCGTGCTCGACGACAGGCCCGATTCGCCGGTAACACTGGAACGCGAAGCCGAAGGTTACTTCGCCGGCCTTGCGCCGCGGGCACGAGCGGGGACGCTCTACCGCTATCAGGTCGATGACGACCCGCAGCTCTACCCGGATCCGGTCAGCCGGTACCAGCCGCAAGGCGTCCACGGCCCGTCACAGGTCGTCGACGCCGACGAGTTTCGATGGACCGACGGCGCATGGGCCGGCATCAACAGCGACGGTCAGATTCTCTACGAGATGCACGTCGGCACGTTTACGAAGGAAGGCACCTGGGCCGCGGCAGCCGAACGGCTTGAGGATCTGCGGGACTTGGGCATCACTTGCGTGGAGGTGATGCCGGTGAACGAGTTCGCCGGCCGCTGGGGATGGGGCTACGACGGCGTCCAGTTGTTCGCGCCCTATCACCACTACGGCACACCCGACGACATGCGCCGCTTCATCGACCGAGCCCACGCGGTGGGCCTGGGCGTCATTCTCGATGTCGTCTACAACCACCTCGGCCCCGACGGAAACTACGCAAGCGTTTTCAGCGATCAGTACTTCAGTCCGACACACCAAACAGACTGGGGCGATGCGATGAACTTCGACGCCGCCGGGAGCAGGCCGGTGCGCGAATTCTTCCTTTGTAACGTCCGGATGTGGATCGAGGAGTACCACCTCGACGGGTTTCGATTCGACGCGACTCAGGCGCTGGTGGACGAATCGGAACGCCACATTCTCGCCGAAATCACTGAGGTGGCTCGGCGGTCGGCAGGAAACCGAGCGATCTACCTCGTCAATGAAAATGAGCCGCAGCACACCCAGCTCGTGCGGCCGATCGATGGCGGCGGATGCGGCATGGACGCCCTGTGGAACGACGACTTCCATCATGCGGCCATGGTCGCGATGACCGGACACAGCGAGGCGTACTACTGCGACTATCGCGGAGCGCCGCAGGAGTTCATCTCGGCGGCAAAGTGGGGCTACCTGTACCAGGGGCAGCGGTACAAGTGGCATGAGAGGCGGCGCGGCACACCCGCTTTGGATCTGCCGCCGACCGCGTTTATCCACTTCATCCAGAACCACGACCAGATCGCCAACACCGCACGAGGCGATCGCCTTCACAAGGTCACCAGTCCCGGCGAACTAAGGGCGATGACCGCCCTGCTGCTGCTGATGCCGCAGACGCCAATGCTCTTTCAGGGCCAGGAATTCGCGGCGTCGAGCCCGTTCTACTACTTCTCGGATCATCATGAGGACCTGTCGAAACTGATTGCTGCCGGCCGGGCAAAAGAGATCGCGCAGTTCCCCAGCGCTGCGTCTCCGCTGATGCAGGAACAACTGGTCGATCCTTCGGCGCCAGCAACCTTCGAGCGGTCAAAGATCGATCATTCCGAGGCAGACCGCCCGTTCCACGCCGAGATTTACCGCCTGCACAAGGAACTGCTGAGGCTTCGGCGTGAGGAGCCGGCTTTTAAGCGGGTACAGCGGCGCGGCGACATCGACGGGGCCGTCCTTGGCGCGGGCGCATTTGTGCTCCGCTTTTTTGGCAGGCCCGATCACGGCGGAGAGTCGGGTGGCCAGGGCGACGACCGCCTGCTGATCGTCAACCTCGGCCAGGACCTGGCGCTCGATCCGGCCCCCGAACCGCTGCTCGGCGCTCCGCCCGGCCGGCGATGGTTCACGATCTTCTCCAGCGAAGATCCTTGCTACGGCGGGTCGGGCACCGCGCCGTTGGAGACGGAAGCTGAGGGTTGGCACATTCCCGGCCGCACCACGGTTCTACTTCGACCCGTCAACGCCGCCGAGGCTGTGGTCGCGACGCGCTTCCGCGTGGCTCCTTCCTGTCAGGAAGCCAAGCATCGTGAACAGTCGGTTTAG
- the glgX gene encoding glycogen debranching protein GlgX: protein MRVWPGRPYPLGSTFDGHGVNFALFSENATKVELCLFNSVSSVVETQRVELPEQTDRVWHGFLPDIEPGQLYGYRVHGKFEPRKGHRFNPNKVVMDPYAKAVGRDVVWDDSVFGYTVGSDDMTFDTRDSGAFCPLASVIDTAFTWGDDRPPRIPWHKTLIYEAHVRGATVRHPDVPEERRGTYAGLASEAFISHLQRLGVTALELMPVHHFLQDRTLREKGLANYWGYNTLCYFAPHLPYASRQSPRKSVQEFKSMVRTLHAAGIEVILDVVYNHTCEGNHMGPTLVFRGIDNANYYRLTRDDKRYYMDYTGTGNTLNMTSPRVLQLLMDSLRYWVTEMHVDGFRFDLASTLARELHEVDRLGAFFDIIHQDPIISPVKLIAEPWDLGEGGYQVGNFPVLWTEWNGKYRDTIRRFWKGDGGLASDVATRLAGSSDLYEKDGRKPYASINFITAHDGFTLDDLVSYNEKHNQANGEGNRDGADDNNSWNCGVEGPTDDPAVLNTRERQKRNFIATLLFSEGVPMIRAGDELSQTKQGNNNTYCQDNELTWLDWELNERQRSFLDFVRDCTRIWAEQPALQRRNFFVGRPLRGDDIKDISFFTPAGTEMDDSAWNDGNTKCLGIRLAGDRLREVDERGEPIKGDTLLLLMNAHWEEVPFTLPDTIKGDVWQTLIDTGETARPLLVRVRPEREQFPLFGRSLALLRTVRPEEAAAAVTSTQAEQLRREARQARAAV from the coding sequence ATGCGCGTTTGGCCGGGCCGACCCTATCCCCTGGGTTCGACATTTGATGGACACGGCGTGAACTTCGCGCTGTTCTCAGAGAACGCGACGAAAGTCGAATTATGTCTTTTTAATTCGGTCAGTTCGGTAGTGGAAACGCAACGGGTGGAGTTGCCAGAGCAGACCGACCGCGTCTGGCACGGATTTCTACCTGACATCGAGCCCGGCCAACTTTACGGATATCGCGTGCACGGCAAATTCGAGCCGCGCAAAGGTCACCGCTTCAATCCCAACAAGGTGGTGATGGACCCGTACGCAAAGGCGGTCGGGCGGGACGTCGTTTGGGACGACTCGGTTTTTGGCTACACGGTCGGGTCCGACGACATGACGTTCGATACCCGCGATAGTGGGGCGTTCTGTCCGCTTGCGTCGGTGATTGACACGGCGTTTACATGGGGAGACGACCGACCGCCGCGAATTCCGTGGCACAAAACGCTCATCTACGAGGCCCACGTCAGGGGCGCGACCGTTCGCCATCCCGATGTGCCCGAAGAACGCCGCGGCACGTACGCCGGTCTGGCGTCTGAAGCGTTCATCAGCCATCTGCAGAGACTGGGGGTGACCGCTTTGGAACTGATGCCGGTTCACCATTTTCTGCAGGACAGGACGCTGCGCGAGAAGGGCCTGGCGAATTACTGGGGCTACAACACGCTTTGCTATTTCGCACCGCACCTGCCGTACGCGTCGCGGCAGTCGCCGCGGAAGTCGGTTCAGGAATTCAAGTCGATGGTGCGGACGCTGCATGCGGCAGGCATCGAAGTGATTCTGGATGTGGTCTACAACCACACCTGCGAGGGCAACCACATGGGGCCCACGCTCGTGTTCCGGGGAATCGATAACGCCAACTACTACCGCCTGACTCGCGACGACAAGCGGTACTACATGGACTACACCGGCACCGGCAACACGCTGAACATGACCAGCCCGCGCGTACTGCAACTGTTGATGGACAGCTTGCGGTACTGGGTCACCGAAATGCACGTCGACGGCTTTCGCTTTGATCTCGCCAGCACGCTGGCGCGCGAACTGCACGAGGTCGATCGGCTGGGGGCTTTCTTCGACATCATCCACCAGGATCCGATCATCTCGCCGGTCAAGCTGATCGCCGAACCCTGGGACCTCGGCGAAGGCGGCTACCAGGTCGGGAACTTCCCCGTCCTCTGGACCGAGTGGAACGGCAAGTATCGCGACACCATCAGGCGATTCTGGAAGGGAGACGGCGGCCTGGCTTCGGATGTCGCGACGCGACTCGCCGGCAGCAGCGATCTTTACGAAAAGGACGGCCGAAAACCTTACGCGAGTATCAATTTCATCACCGCGCACGACGGCTTCACGCTCGACGACCTGGTCAGCTACAACGAAAAGCACAACCAGGCCAACGGCGAAGGCAATCGCGACGGAGCCGACGATAACAACAGCTGGAATTGCGGTGTCGAAGGGCCGACCGATGACCCTGCCGTTCTGAACACGCGCGAACGCCAGAAGCGGAACTTCATCGCAACGCTGCTGTTCTCCGAAGGCGTGCCGATGATTCGTGCCGGCGATGAGTTGAGCCAGACCAAGCAGGGCAACAACAACACGTATTGCCAGGACAACGAGCTAACCTGGCTCGACTGGGAGCTGAATGAACGCCAGCGGTCGTTCCTCGACTTCGTCCGCGACTGCACGCGCATCTGGGCGGAACAGCCGGCACTGCAACGGCGGAACTTTTTCGTCGGCCGTCCGCTCCGCGGCGATGACATCAAGGATATCTCCTTCTTTACGCCCGCCGGCACGGAGATGGATGACAGCGCGTGGAACGACGGGAACACCAAGTGCCTGGGTATTCGCCTGGCCGGTGATCGCCTGCGGGAGGTTGATGAGCGCGGCGAGCCGATCAAGGGTGACACACTGCTCCTTCTGATGAACGCCCACTGGGAAGAAGTGCCCTTCACTCTTCCCGACACCATCAAGGGTGACGTCTGGCAGACGCTGATCGATACCGGCGAGACGGCCCGACCGCTCCTGGTTCGCGTTCGCCCGGAAAGAGAACAGTTTCCCCTGTTCGGGCGATCGCTCGCGCTATTGCGAACCGTCAGGCCGGAGGAAGCGGCCGCCGCCGTGACGTCAACGCAGGCTGAGCAGTTACGCCGTGAAGCCCGTCAGGCCAGGGCCGCCGTGTAG
- a CDS encoding DUF1501 domain-containing protein: protein MNRSLLRSDEPTRRRLMASAASALLGVGLLPEFLTGRLDAAETVGRATARSVIYLYMDGGMSHVDTWDPKSGDVAGPTKTIKTSADGIVLGEYLPRSAQVMHLGTVVRSMSSTQGAHEQGNYYMHTSYQLRGTINHPSLGAWLSHFRGPGNPTLPASVYVGNASRHPGAGFFPPQHAPLFVNNPENGLKDIQLQEDLTKARHAARMELAGSLDAEFLGKFGNQRNVAAQSNAYDGAHRMMASADIAAFDLTDEKPTVRDTYGRDAFGQGCLLARRLVERGVRFVEVSLHGWDTHSNNFTATPDLCDKLDRGLSALVGDLHGRGMLNDTLVVVATEFGRTPRINTNLGRDHYPKAFSGALFGGGVKRGFGYGSTDATGENVAEAECTIPDVNATLGKALGLPVEEVVLTPNGRPFKLADKGKPLAVFA, encoded by the coding sequence ATGAACCGCTCTCTGCTCCGCTCCGATGAACCGACGCGCCGACGCCTGATGGCAAGTGCCGCCAGCGCGCTGCTGGGCGTGGGCTTGTTGCCCGAGTTCCTCACCGGCCGGCTCGACGCCGCAGAAACCGTCGGCCGCGCGACGGCCAGGAGCGTCATCTATCTGTACATGGACGGCGGCATGAGCCATGTGGATACGTGGGATCCGAAGTCGGGTGACGTAGCCGGCCCCACCAAGACGATCAAGACCAGCGCCGACGGAATCGTGCTCGGGGAATACCTGCCGCGATCGGCGCAGGTGATGCACCTTGGGACGGTGGTGCGATCGATGAGCTCCACGCAGGGGGCGCACGAGCAGGGCAACTACTACATGCACACCAGCTACCAGTTGCGGGGCACGATCAATCATCCGTCGCTCGGAGCCTGGCTGTCGCACTTTCGAGGACCGGGCAATCCCACGCTTCCGGCGTCGGTTTATGTGGGGAATGCCAGCCGGCATCCCGGTGCCGGCTTCTTCCCGCCGCAGCATGCACCGTTGTTCGTCAACAATCCTGAGAATGGCCTGAAAGACATCCAGCTTCAGGAGGACCTGACCAAGGCCCGTCACGCCGCCCGCATGGAACTGGCAGGGAGCCTGGATGCCGAGTTCCTCGGCAAGTTTGGCAATCAGCGGAATGTTGCCGCCCAGAGTAATGCCTATGACGGCGCGCATCGAATGATGGCCAGCGCCGACATTGCTGCTTTCGATCTGACCGATGAAAAGCCCACGGTTCGTGACACGTATGGGCGCGACGCGTTCGGCCAGGGTTGCTTGCTTGCACGTCGCCTGGTCGAGCGAGGCGTGCGTTTTGTGGAAGTGAGCCTTCACGGCTGGGACACCCATTCCAACAACTTCACCGCGACGCCCGACCTGTGCGACAAACTGGATCGCGGATTATCCGCGCTCGTGGGCGACCTGCACGGCCGAGGCATGCTGAACGACACCCTCGTCGTCGTTGCCACAGAGTTTGGTCGTACGCCACGCATCAACACCAACCTGGGCCGCGATCATTACCCCAAGGCGTTCTCGGGGGCATTGTTCGGCGGGGGTGTAAAGCGGGGCTTTGGATACGGCTCCACGGACGCAACCGGGGAAAACGTTGCCGAGGCCGAATGCACCATCCCTGACGTCAACGCAACCCTGGGCAAGGCGCTGGGATTGCCGGTTGAAGAGGTCGTCCTTACCCCCAATGGCCGGCCGTTCAAACTGGCTGACAAGGGCAAGCCACTGGCCGTCTTCGCGTGA